The Pelistega ratti genome window below encodes:
- the rplT gene encoding 50S ribosomal protein L20, which produces MPRVKRGVTARARHKKVINAAKGYRGRRGNVFRIAKQAVMRAGQYAYRDRRNKKRTFRALWITRINAAVREQGLTYSAFIAGLKKAAIELDRKVLADMAVNDKAGFATIVNQAKSALGA; this is translated from the coding sequence ATGCCTCGCGTAAAACGCGGTGTAACCGCACGTGCTCGTCACAAAAAAGTTATTAATGCTGCTAAAGGTTATCGTGGTCGTCGTGGTAACGTATTCCGTATTGCTAAACAAGCGGTAATGCGTGCTGGTCAATACGCCTATCGTGATCGTCGCAACAAAAAACGCACTTTCCGTGCTTTATGGATTACTCGTATCAATGCTGCTGTTCGTGAACAAGGTTTAACCTACAGTGCATTTATCGCTGGTTTGAAAAAAGCAGCTATTGAGTTAGATCGTAAAGTGCTTGCCGATATGGCGGTTAATGATAAAGCAGGTTTTGCTACAATTGTTAACCAAGCTAAATCAGCCCTTGGTGCTTAA
- the rpmI gene encoding 50S ribosomal protein L35, whose amino-acid sequence MPKMKTKKSAAKRFQVRGSGSIKRGQAYKRHILTKKTTKNKRQLRGSAAVHESNVASVRAMMPFA is encoded by the coding sequence ATGCCAAAAATGAAAACCAAGAAAAGTGCTGCCAAGCGCTTTCAGGTACGCGGTAGCGGTTCTATTAAGCGTGGTCAAGCGTACAAACGCCACATTCTTACTAAGAAAACCACTAAAAATAAACGTCAATTACGCGGTTCTGCTGCAGTTCACGAGTCTAACGTGGCTTCAGTTCGCGCAATGATGCCATTTGCTTAA
- a CDS encoding M23 family metallopeptidase, producing MLLSRFFHLFFAISCLLITQVSSAKTYIENRLNKPVPGGVAVVKLGDGVSTEKLPQVSYNGHQVLVVKSEGEVLAIVGIPLTAKVGQHHIDVVSNTGKHQTVTFNVSSKKYTEQHIKLPSNKHVTPSAANQARFKRELEEQLQAYAQFRETIPSNVVLDRPVDGGRYSSPFGLRRFFNGQERNPHSGLDIAVPTGTPVKASADGVITIVGDYFFNGKTVFVDHGQGLISMYCHLSEIDVKKGQVVKRGEVVGKVGATGRATGPHLHWNVSLNNVRVDPAIFVGAFQP from the coding sequence ATGCTATTGTCTCGTTTTTTTCATCTATTTTTTGCGATTAGTTGCTTACTGATTACTCAAGTAAGTTCTGCTAAAACGTATATAGAAAACCGTTTAAATAAGCCTGTTCCCGGTGGGGTAGCCGTAGTAAAATTAGGTGATGGGGTATCTACTGAAAAATTACCGCAGGTTTCTTATAATGGACATCAAGTATTAGTGGTTAAATCAGAGGGTGAAGTTTTAGCAATCGTTGGTATTCCTCTGACGGCTAAGGTAGGGCAGCACCATATTGATGTTGTTTCTAATACAGGTAAACATCAAACAGTTACATTTAATGTTTCGTCTAAAAAATATACGGAGCAACACATTAAATTACCCTCTAATAAGCATGTTACACCCTCAGCTGCTAATCAAGCACGATTTAAGCGAGAATTAGAAGAGCAGTTACAGGCATATGCTCAGTTTCGTGAAACGATACCTAGTAATGTTGTCTTGGATAGACCTGTTGATGGAGGGCGATACTCAAGTCCTTTTGGGTTAAGACGCTTTTTTAATGGTCAAGAGCGTAATCCTCATTCTGGCTTAGATATTGCTGTGCCGACAGGTACACCAGTTAAAGCCTCCGCTGATGGAGTGATTACCATTGTAGGGGATTATTTCTTTAATGGTAAAACTGTTTTTGTCGATCATGGGCAAGGGCTGATTAGTATGTATTGCCATTTGTCTGAAATAGATGTTAAAAAGGGGCAAGTGGTTAAAAGAGGGGAAGTTGTTGGTAAAGTAGGTGCAACAGGACGAGCAACAGGCCCTCATCTTCATTGGAATGTTAGTTTAAATAATGTGCGTGTTGATCCTGCGATATTTGTCGGTGCTTTTCAGCCCTAA